From Pseudoxanthomonas sp. CF385, a single genomic window includes:
- a CDS encoding VOC family protein — MARLSLVTLLVDDYDRAIAHYRDALGFEVREDTDFGGGKRWVRIAPPGDGTTDLLLAVASTDAQRARIGDQTGGRVGFFLQTDDFWRDHARMSAAGVEFMETPREEPYATVAVFRDAYGNRWDLLQPKG; from the coding sequence ATGGCGCGCCTGAGCCTGGTCACCCTGTTGGTCGACGACTACGACCGCGCCATCGCGCACTACCGCGATGCGCTGGGCTTCGAGGTGCGCGAGGACACCGACTTCGGCGGCGGCAAGCGCTGGGTGCGCATCGCGCCGCCCGGCGACGGCACCACCGACCTGCTGCTGGCCGTGGCCAGCACCGACGCGCAGCGCGCGCGCATCGGCGACCAGACCGGTGGGCGCGTGGGGTTCTTCCTGCAGACGGACGACTTCTGGCGCGACCATGCGCGGATGTCGGCCGCCGGCGTCGAATTCATGGAAACGCCGCGCGAAGAGCCCTACGCCACCGTCGCCGTGTTCCGCGATGCCTACGGCAACCGCTGGGACCTGCTGCAACCCAAGGGATGA
- the rdgB gene encoding RdgB/HAM1 family non-canonical purine NTP pyrophosphatase, translating into MKLVLASSNAGKLEELRGLLADTGIELVAQSDLGVEDADETGTTFVENALIKARHASLQTGLPALADDSGICVDALNGAPGLYSARYAGGHGDAQRNIDKLLDALHDVPGDQRGAHFYCVLVLLRHAHDPQPLIVEGEWRGRILHERRGTGGHGYDPVFFDPQRGQTAAEMPLDEKNRISHRGKALAGLKQRLLDIA; encoded by the coding sequence ATGAAACTCGTCCTCGCCTCCTCCAACGCCGGCAAGCTGGAAGAACTCCGCGGCCTGCTGGCCGACACCGGGATCGAACTGGTCGCCCAGTCCGACCTGGGCGTGGAAGACGCCGACGAGACCGGCACGACCTTCGTCGAGAACGCGTTGATCAAGGCCCGCCACGCCAGCCTGCAGACGGGACTGCCCGCGCTGGCCGACGACTCCGGCATCTGCGTGGATGCCCTCAACGGTGCGCCTGGCCTGTATTCGGCACGCTACGCCGGCGGCCACGGCGATGCGCAGCGCAACATCGACAAACTGCTGGACGCGCTGCACGACGTCCCCGGCGACCAGCGCGGCGCGCACTTCTACTGCGTGCTGGTGCTGCTGCGGCATGCGCACGACCCGCAGCCGCTGATCGTCGAAGGCGAATGGCGCGGCCGCATCCTGCACGAGCGCCGCGGCACCGGCGGGCACGGCTACGACCCGGTGTTCTTCGACCCGCAGCGCGGCCAGACGGCGGCGGAAATGCCGCTGGACGAAAAGAACCGGATCAGCCATCGCGGCAAGGCGCTGGCCGGACTGAAGCAGCGCCTGCTCGACATCGCGTAG